In Listeria cossartiae subsp. cossartiae, one genomic interval encodes:
- a CDS encoding NCS2 family permease, with protein MDKFFKLRENKTTVRTEILAGLTTFLSMAYVLFVNPSMLATTGMELKAVFVATILASVVGSLAMGLIANYPIGLAPGMGLNAFFAYTVCAQWGIPWQTALAGVLVSGLVFICLTLSGIREKIVNAIPTELKFAVGAGIGFFIAFLGLKNAGIIVPNESTILALGDLHSGPVLLAVFGIVITVAYMTIGWKGAIFFGMATTAIAGMLFGLIDVPNQVVSSVPSIAPTFGQAVIHLPDIFTPQMLIVILTFFFIDFFDTAGTLVAVATQAGFIKDDKIPRAGRSLFSDSIATVFGAIFGTSTTTSYVESTAGVAVGGRTGLTAVVIAICFSLSLFFSPLLGVITSAVTTPALVIVGILMIGNVAHIDWTKFEVAVPSFFVILMMVLTFSIATGIAIGFIFYPITMVLKGRYKEVHPIMYVMMVLFILYFMFVV; from the coding sequence ATGGATAAATTTTTCAAACTACGCGAGAACAAGACGACTGTTCGGACAGAAATACTCGCGGGGCTTACGACTTTCTTGTCGATGGCTTATGTACTTTTCGTCAATCCATCCATGCTTGCAACGACTGGAATGGAGTTAAAAGCTGTTTTCGTGGCAACCATTCTTGCTTCTGTTGTCGGATCGCTTGCAATGGGGCTTATCGCTAATTACCCAATCGGACTTGCTCCGGGTATGGGATTAAATGCGTTCTTTGCTTATACGGTTTGTGCGCAGTGGGGAATTCCTTGGCAAACCGCACTAGCTGGCGTACTTGTTTCTGGTTTAGTGTTCATTTGTTTAACACTTTCCGGAATTCGTGAAAAAATCGTTAACGCCATCCCAACTGAGCTAAAATTCGCAGTTGGCGCCGGAATTGGTTTTTTCATCGCCTTTTTAGGATTAAAAAATGCTGGCATTATCGTGCCAAATGAATCGACTATTTTAGCGCTTGGTGACTTGCATTCTGGCCCGGTTTTACTGGCTGTTTTTGGGATTGTAATTACTGTTGCTTACATGACGATTGGTTGGAAAGGTGCAATTTTCTTCGGGATGGCGACTACTGCTATCGCGGGAATGTTATTTGGTTTAATTGATGTGCCTAACCAAGTTGTGTCCTCGGTACCAAGCATTGCGCCAACTTTTGGTCAAGCTGTTATCCATTTGCCTGATATTTTCACACCGCAAATGTTGATTGTTATTTTGACATTTTTCTTCATTGATTTCTTTGATACTGCTGGGACGCTGGTTGCAGTTGCGACACAAGCCGGCTTTATAAAAGATGATAAAATCCCGCGTGCCGGTCGTTCGCTTTTTTCTGATTCGATTGCAACGGTTTTTGGAGCGATTTTCGGGACATCGACAACTACTTCTTATGTAGAATCTACTGCCGGGGTTGCGGTTGGTGGTCGGACTGGTTTAACTGCCGTTGTTATCGCCATCTGTTTCTCGCTGTCACTATTCTTCTCACCGCTTCTTGGTGTGATTACGAGTGCAGTTACGACGCCAGCGCTTGTTATCGTTGGGATTTTAATGATTGGAAATGTGGCTCATATTGACTGGACAAAATTCGAAGTAGCCGTTCCGTCCTTTTTCGTTATTTTAATGATGGTACTTACTTTCTCTATTGCTACTGGTATCGCGATTGGTTTCATTTTCTACCCAATCACAATGGTGCTTAAAGGTCGTTACAAAGAAGTTCATCCGATTATGTATGTGATGATGGTGCTGTTTATACTGTACTTTATGTTTGTCGTTTAG
- the hisJ gene encoding histidinol-phosphatase HisJ, with product MKRDGHTHTEFCPHGTHDDVEEMILKAIELDFDEYSIVEHAPLSSDFMKNTAGDKEAVATASMAMSDLPYYLKKMNQMKKKYASDLLIHIGFEVDYLIGYEDFTRDFLNEYGPETDDGVLSLHFLEGQGGFRSIDFSAEDYNEGIVQFYGGFEQAQLAYLEGVKHSVEADLGSFKPRRIGHISLCQKFQQFFGANGHDFSEEVIAGFQEVLALVKKRDYELDFNTAGLFKPLCGETYPPKEIVTLAKELQIPFVYGSDSHGVQDVGRGYSTYCQK from the coding sequence ATGAAAAGAGACGGGCATACGCATACAGAATTTTGTCCACATGGTACGCATGATGATGTGGAAGAAATGATTTTAAAAGCGATTGAACTGGATTTTGATGAGTATTCTATCGTTGAGCACGCGCCGCTTTCGAGTGACTTTATGAAAAATACTGCTGGTGACAAGGAAGCAGTCGCGACGGCGAGTATGGCGATGAGTGACTTACCTTATTATTTGAAGAAAATGAACCAAATGAAGAAAAAATATGCGAGTGATTTATTAATACATATCGGGTTTGAAGTGGATTATTTGATTGGCTATGAGGATTTCACGCGTGATTTTTTGAATGAATATGGGCCGGAAACGGATGATGGCGTGTTGTCGCTACATTTTTTAGAGGGGCAAGGTGGTTTTCGTTCGATTGATTTTTCGGCGGAAGATTATAATGAAGGAATTGTGCAATTTTATGGTGGATTTGAACAGGCGCAACTCGCTTATTTGGAAGGTGTGAAGCATTCGGTGGAAGCGGATTTGGGGTCATTTAAGCCGCGGAGAATAGGGCATATTTCGCTATGTCAGAAGTTTCAGCAGTTTTTTGGAGCAAATGGGCATGATTTTTCTGAGGAAGTAATCGCGGGATTTCAGGAAGTGCTTGCTTTAGTGAAAAAGCGGGATTATGAGCTTGATTTTAATACGGCTGGTTTATTCAAGCCACTTTGCGGGGAAACCTATCCACCAAAAGAAATCGTGACGTTAGCTAAAGAATTACAGATTCCATTTGTGTATGGATCCGATTCGCATGGTGTTCAAGATGTAGGGCGCGGATATAGTACTTATTGCCAAAAGTGA
- a CDS encoding glycoside hydrolase family 1 protein, whose amino-acid sequence MTYKFPENFWWGSAASGPQTEGAADVDGRKPSIWDHWYKIEPGRFFNDVGPTNTSNFYYQYKEDIALMKQTGHNSFRTSIQWSRLIPDGIGEVNPKAVDFYNRVIDEMLANDVEPFMNLYHFDMPMSMQEKGGFESREVVDAYATFAKTCFELFGDRVKHWFTFNEPIVPVEAGYLYDMHYPNVVDFKRATQVAYHTTLAHALAVKEFHALEIPEGQIGIILNLTPSYPRSQNPADLKAAHIADLIFNRSFLDPVTKGEFPADLVEIIREHDALPEYTEEDLAIIKNNIIDILGVNYYQPRRVKAKEYAAHPDAPFMPEHLFDNYEMPYRKMNPYRGWEIFERAIYDIAINLRDNYDNIPFFISENGMGVEGESRYRNADGMIEDTYRIDFIKSHLKWLHKAIEEGANCHGYHLWTFMDCWSWANAYKNRYGLVEVDLDNDFKRTVKASGHWYKELSENNGFED is encoded by the coding sequence ATGACTTATAAATTTCCAGAGAATTTTTGGTGGGGAAGTGCGGCATCCGGCCCGCAAACAGAAGGCGCAGCAGATGTAGACGGCAGAAAACCAAGCATTTGGGATCACTGGTATAAAATCGAGCCAGGTCGTTTCTTTAATGATGTGGGACCTACAAATACATCTAATTTTTACTATCAATATAAAGAAGATATTGCTTTAATGAAACAAACTGGACATAATTCCTTCCGTACATCGATTCAGTGGTCGCGCCTTATTCCAGATGGTATTGGCGAAGTGAACCCGAAAGCAGTTGATTTTTACAATCGGGTTATTGATGAAATGCTTGCAAATGACGTGGAACCATTTATGAATTTATATCATTTTGATATGCCAATGTCGATGCAAGAAAAAGGCGGTTTTGAAAGCCGTGAAGTAGTGGACGCGTATGCAACTTTTGCGAAAACTTGTTTTGAATTATTCGGAGATCGTGTGAAACATTGGTTTACTTTTAATGAACCAATTGTTCCAGTGGAAGCGGGCTATTTATACGATATGCACTATCCGAATGTCGTTGATTTTAAACGTGCGACACAGGTAGCTTATCATACTACTTTGGCCCATGCCCTTGCTGTAAAAGAATTCCACGCCCTTGAAATTCCAGAAGGCCAAATCGGAATCATTTTAAACTTAACACCATCGTATCCAAGAAGCCAAAATCCAGCTGATTTAAAAGCGGCTCATATTGCGGATCTCATTTTCAATCGTAGTTTTCTTGATCCGGTTACAAAAGGGGAGTTCCCGGCTGACCTTGTAGAAATTATTCGCGAGCATGACGCGCTTCCAGAATATACGGAAGAAGATTTAGCGATTATTAAAAACAACATTATCGATATTCTTGGTGTGAACTATTACCAACCGCGCCGTGTGAAAGCGAAAGAATACGCAGCTCACCCGGATGCACCATTTATGCCAGAACATCTTTTTGATAATTATGAAATGCCTTACCGCAAAATGAATCCATATCGTGGGTGGGAAATTTTCGAAAGAGCGATTTATGATATTGCGATTAATCTGCGCGACAACTACGATAATATCCCATTCTTTATTTCCGAAAATGGTATGGGCGTGGAAGGCGAAAGTCGCTACCGTAATGCAGATGGAATGATTGAAGATACGTACCGAATTGATTTTATTAAGAGTCATTTGAAATGGCTTCATAAAGCAATTGAAGAAGGCGCTAACTGTCACGGTTACCACCTTTGGACGTTCATGGATTGCTGGAGCTGGGCGAATGCTTACAAAAACCGTTATGGCTTAGTGGAAGTTGATTTGGATAATGACTTCAAACGTACCGTGAAAGCATCTGGCCATTGGTACAAAGAACTTTCAGAAAACAATGGTTTTGAAGACTAA
- a CDS encoding GntR family transcriptional regulator produces the protein MAQNQTKYSFIAEEIRKRIMNHAYPLNQPIPDEITLAKEFDCSRMTMKKALEVLVLEGLLYRKRGHGTFIIKSALDADRLQIHNQEVNGFTKLLNGKKVISKVIEFKVIFPTEEIAERLHIEMETPIYDILRVRLVKDEPYVLEHTYMPVGVIPGINQQILEGSIYSYIQDDLNLKIASSYKQIRADKATLLDQQYLDCASDDPVVEVEQTVYLNNGLAFEFSRSRHRYDKFVFTTVNIARR, from the coding sequence GTGGCTCAGAACCAGACGAAATATAGCTTTATTGCTGAAGAAATCCGCAAAAGAATTATGAATCACGCCTATCCGCTAAATCAACCTATTCCTGATGAGATAACTTTGGCGAAAGAGTTTGATTGTAGTCGAATGACAATGAAAAAAGCGCTTGAGGTACTCGTACTTGAAGGCTTACTATACCGAAAACGCGGACATGGTACTTTCATTATCAAATCGGCGCTGGACGCGGACCGCTTGCAGATTCATAACCAAGAAGTAAACGGCTTCACTAAACTTTTGAACGGCAAGAAAGTTATTAGTAAAGTAATCGAGTTTAAAGTCATTTTTCCAACTGAAGAAATTGCAGAGCGCCTTCATATCGAAATGGAAACGCCAATCTATGATATTCTTCGTGTTCGGCTAGTGAAAGATGAACCATATGTATTAGAACACACGTATATGCCAGTTGGGGTTATCCCAGGCATCAATCAGCAAATTTTGGAAGGATCGATTTATTCGTATATTCAAGATGATTTGAACCTAAAAATCGCTAGTTCGTACAAACAAATTCGCGCGGATAAAGCGACGCTGCTTGATCAGCAATATCTCGACTGCGCTTCTGATGACCCAGTTGTTGAAGTAGAACAAACCGTGTATTTAAACAATGGTCTCGCGTTTGAATTTTCCAGATCGCGCCACCGTTATGATAAATTCGTTTTTACTACCGTGAATATCGCTAGACGATAA
- a CDS encoding MGMT family protein yields MIPADFEDRVYTVVRQIPRGKVTTYGQIAYMIGFPKNARLVGATLKHSKRDQITPCHRVVNAAGRLVPGWEEQRELLLLEGVTFKENGHVKMKAHFWQ; encoded by the coding sequence ATGATTCCAGCTGATTTTGAAGATCGCGTCTATACTGTCGTGCGCCAAATTCCGCGCGGTAAAGTGACGACTTATGGTCAAATCGCTTATATGATTGGCTTCCCTAAAAACGCCAGACTCGTTGGCGCTACACTGAAACATTCGAAGCGTGACCAAATTACGCCGTGCCATCGTGTCGTAAATGCAGCTGGTCGACTTGTCCCGGGTTGGGAAGAACAGCGCGAACTGCTTTTGCTAGAAGGAGTGACATTTAAAGAGAACGGGCATGTCAAAATGAAAGCTCACTTTTGGCAATAA
- a CDS encoding ATP phosphoribosyltransferase regulatory subunit: MNLNKNLPTGTRDKLFREAQAAYKIEQQVNHYFEKRGFKRIETPVIEFEDVFSSEHQADAKLYRFFDEKGRLTVLRPDMTLPIGRVVSTTGVTLPLKLSYSGKIFRANEDFGGEQNEQTQAGIEIIGYPSIKAEIECILSGIGVLNTLEIPNFQIELGHAAIYRRVIHLLNLRETAEMDFRLLIQNKSLTGIQQFVADNPSTLDDFILALPRLFGPATAILQQAKNVTTDKGILTALTEMETIVQAVSYAAEISVDLGLVQDFHYYTGIIFRGYADLAADNFLSGGRYDHLLEQFTSSSSPAVGLALNLDSLTTLQNRAGIINKQTPTTLLIHYDLDALQQAEKLMQETPNSELSFFETPTNAISFAQKWHIPTVVHVSSQGSQTIFRKEADL; encoded by the coding sequence ATGAACTTAAATAAGAACTTGCCGACTGGAACACGCGATAAACTTTTTCGCGAAGCACAAGCCGCCTACAAAATTGAGCAACAAGTGAATCATTATTTTGAAAAACGTGGATTTAAGCGAATTGAAACACCTGTTATTGAATTTGAAGATGTCTTTTCCTCTGAACATCAAGCCGACGCCAAGCTATATCGTTTCTTTGATGAAAAAGGGCGCTTGACGGTTCTTCGGCCAGATATGACCTTGCCAATCGGTCGAGTCGTTAGTACAACTGGTGTCACGCTCCCGCTCAAACTTTCTTATAGTGGAAAAATCTTTCGAGCAAATGAAGATTTTGGTGGCGAACAAAACGAACAAACCCAAGCCGGCATTGAAATCATCGGATATCCTTCCATCAAAGCTGAGATTGAATGTATTCTAAGTGGGATTGGGGTATTAAATACGCTAGAAATTCCGAATTTTCAAATTGAGCTTGGCCATGCCGCAATTTATAGGCGCGTCATTCATCTTTTAAACCTCCGTGAAACCGCCGAAATGGATTTCCGCCTCCTAATTCAAAATAAAAGCCTCACTGGCATTCAACAGTTTGTTGCTGATAATCCGAGCACGCTGGACGATTTCATTCTCGCCTTACCACGATTATTTGGCCCAGCGACAGCAATTTTACAACAAGCGAAAAACGTAACTACAGACAAAGGAATTTTAACCGCACTGACCGAAATGGAGACGATTGTCCAAGCTGTTTCTTACGCAGCTGAAATTAGTGTCGATTTAGGACTCGTGCAAGATTTTCATTATTATACTGGGATTATTTTTAGAGGATACGCCGACCTTGCTGCCGATAACTTTTTAAGTGGCGGTCGTTACGATCACTTACTAGAACAATTCACCAGCTCTTCCTCTCCAGCAGTCGGTTTGGCCCTTAACCTCGACTCCCTCACAACACTTCAAAACCGCGCTGGCATCATCAATAAACAAACACCAACTACCCTTTTAATCCACTACGACCTAGATGCACTCCAACAAGCCGAAAAACTCATGCAAGAAACACCAAATAGCGAATTAAGCTTTTTTGAAACACCCACAAACGCCATCTCTTTTGCGCAAAAATGGCACATCCCTACTGTCGTTCACGTTTCCAGCCAAGGAAGCCAAACCATTTTCCGAAAGGAGGCGGATTTATGA
- a CDS encoding nucleoid-associated protein — MPDFSYAKITKLVVHFAGNKAREEGTEVSANVLADIGSEMNQTLSSIFLEPFTKDEYYQFSHETDLDFNEVRTFASNMFVAEEEFLDESKKILEHLYSETTHPNIKSGDVWIFFIEGCVVDGDFTNGIGIFKVENKEVFLKNDFNGREFQIGYDKGITGTDLDKGCLIFNVDHDTGNKVLILDRLNRGDSVYWKDKFLSIDKITDEKFYTEGFVEVCTDYIKQREESLLDKSNFVKATTEYLAGEETLNIAEFARTTIEKPEEITEFNTMVDTFERENNVRFPETFQLDEEKREKLSKKIRKTIKLGKNISVVVKDLEQLEETDFVQGYDEEKGKSYMIVYYD; from the coding sequence ATGCCAGATTTTTCTTACGCAAAAATTACAAAACTAGTGGTCCACTTTGCTGGAAATAAAGCAAGAGAAGAAGGAACCGAGGTCTCAGCGAATGTGCTTGCGGATATCGGGTCCGAAATGAACCAAACATTATCTTCTATTTTCTTAGAGCCATTTACGAAAGATGAATATTATCAATTTAGCCATGAAACGGATTTGGATTTTAATGAAGTCCGAACTTTTGCTTCGAATATGTTTGTCGCGGAGGAAGAGTTTCTCGATGAATCAAAGAAGATTTTAGAGCATTTATATAGTGAAACAACCCACCCGAATATTAAAAGTGGTGACGTTTGGATTTTCTTTATTGAAGGTTGCGTTGTCGATGGGGATTTCACAAATGGCATTGGGATTTTTAAAGTCGAAAACAAGGAAGTCTTTCTGAAAAATGATTTTAACGGCAGAGAATTCCAAATTGGCTATGATAAAGGGATTACTGGAACGGATTTGGATAAAGGTTGTTTGATTTTTAATGTGGATCATGACACGGGGAATAAAGTGTTGATTTTAGATCGGCTTAACCGTGGTGATTCTGTTTATTGGAAAGATAAGTTTTTAAGTATTGATAAGATTACTGATGAGAAGTTTTATACGGAAGGTTTTGTGGAAGTTTGCACGGATTATATTAAGCAACGTGAGGAGTCGCTGCTTGATAAATCTAATTTTGTGAAAGCGACGACCGAATATTTGGCAGGGGAAGAAACGTTGAATATTGCTGAATTCGCCCGTACGACGATTGAAAAACCGGAAGAAATTACCGAATTCAATACGATGGTCGATACGTTCGAACGCGAAAACAATGTCCGTTTTCCAGAGACGTTCCAATTAGATGAAGAAAAACGCGAAAAATTATCGAAAAAAATCCGCAAAACGATCAAACTTGGCAAAAATATTTCAGTTGTCGTGAAGGATTTAGAGCAGCTCGAAGAAACCGATTTTGTGCAAGGATATGACGAGGAAAAAGGCAAAAGCTACATGATAGTGTATTACGATTAA
- the hisG gene encoding ATP phosphoribosyltransferase, with the protein MKALKIALTKGRLEKDAVALLEKAGIDCSSMADKKRKLIFHSSTQPISFILVKAVDVMTYVKHGVADIGIVGKDVLMEASKSHYEMLDLEIGKCQFCLASTPEFDPSSYRRKIIATKYPAVASKFFREKGEDVEIIKIEGSVEIAPVLGLADAIIDIVETGSTLKENGLLIYEKMYPISARLIVNKASLKQNKTQIFHLIDQLEQAIKEERTQ; encoded by the coding sequence ATGAAAGCTTTAAAAATCGCCTTAACGAAAGGTAGATTGGAGAAAGACGCGGTTGCCCTTTTGGAAAAAGCAGGAATTGACTGTTCTTCAATGGCAGATAAAAAGCGCAAACTGATTTTTCATAGTAGCACCCAGCCGATTTCGTTTATTTTAGTAAAAGCCGTTGATGTTATGACTTATGTGAAACACGGCGTCGCGGATATTGGTATCGTTGGAAAAGACGTGCTGATGGAAGCCTCAAAATCACATTACGAAATGCTCGATCTTGAAATCGGCAAATGCCAGTTCTGCCTTGCTTCCACGCCCGAATTCGATCCAAGTAGCTACCGCCGAAAAATCATCGCCACCAAATATCCGGCAGTTGCTTCCAAATTTTTTCGCGAAAAAGGCGAAGACGTGGAAATTATCAAAATCGAAGGCTCCGTCGAAATTGCACCTGTGCTTGGTCTCGCTGACGCCATCATTGATATCGTCGAAACCGGCTCCACTTTAAAAGAAAATGGCTTACTTATTTACGAAAAAATGTATCCCATCTCCGCCCGCCTGATTGTCAATAAAGCTTCCTTAAAACAAAATAAAACGCAAATTTTCCATTTAATCGACCAATTAGAACAAGCGATAAAGGAGGAGCGTACCCAATGA
- the hisD gene encoding histidinol dehydrogenase encodes MKIVTGTTAAILNELKTNTTTTTSQQVETAVKAIIEKVKTAGDQALLDYTSQFDGVKLTKLRVPNADIQAATTKVDFAFLDALRQAKTNIESFHSKQKQHAFLDSEKDGVIRGQLIRPLETVGVYVPGGTAAYPSSVLMNVLPAKIAGVKRIVMITPPGENGINPHVLAAAQLAGVDEIYQVGGAHGIAALAYGTKSIPKVDKIVGPGNIYVATAKREVFGLVDIDMIAGPSEIVVLADETANPAFIAADLLSQAEHDTLARAILITTSEKIAQLTKTEIAKQLETLPRKAIAQESIETQGKIIITANTKEMFDIMNEIAPEHLEVQLENPMNYLHHIKNAGSIFLGSYASEPLGDYFAGPNHVLPTSGTAKFFSPLGVEDFTKRSAFISYTKEALAKEKDAVILLANKEGLDAHAKAIQIRFEEEK; translated from the coding sequence ATGAAAATTGTAACCGGAACAACAGCCGCCATTTTAAACGAACTCAAGACTAATACCACAACAACCACCTCCCAACAAGTCGAAACTGCCGTAAAAGCAATTATTGAAAAAGTAAAAACAGCTGGCGACCAAGCCTTACTCGACTATACTTCCCAGTTCGACGGTGTGAAACTAACCAAACTACGTGTCCCAAATGCCGACATCCAAGCAGCCACAACCAAAGTCGATTTCGCCTTCCTAGATGCCCTTCGCCAAGCAAAAACAAATATTGAAAGTTTTCATAGCAAACAAAAACAACACGCTTTCCTTGATAGTGAAAAAGATGGCGTCATTCGCGGCCAATTAATTCGCCCGCTAGAAACCGTCGGCGTATACGTTCCCGGCGGCACGGCAGCCTACCCATCATCCGTTTTAATGAATGTCCTACCTGCTAAAATCGCTGGCGTCAAACGAATTGTAATGATTACACCACCTGGCGAAAATGGCATAAATCCTCACGTTTTAGCAGCTGCACAACTTGCTGGCGTGGACGAAATTTACCAAGTTGGTGGTGCGCACGGCATCGCGGCCTTAGCTTACGGAACCAAATCCATTCCGAAAGTAGACAAAATCGTTGGACCAGGAAATATCTACGTCGCCACCGCTAAAAGAGAAGTTTTTGGCTTAGTTGATATCGATATGATTGCCGGACCGTCTGAAATCGTCGTGCTCGCAGATGAAACTGCAAACCCTGCTTTCATCGCCGCCGACTTACTCTCCCAAGCAGAGCACGACACATTAGCCCGTGCTATTTTAATCACAACAAGCGAAAAAATCGCCCAACTTACCAAAACTGAAATTGCTAAACAACTCGAAACGCTACCACGAAAAGCCATCGCGCAAGAATCCATCGAGACGCAAGGAAAAATTATTATCACTGCAAACACGAAAGAAATGTTCGATATCATGAACGAAATTGCCCCAGAGCACCTAGAAGTCCAACTAGAAAATCCAATGAATTATTTGCATCACATTAAAAATGCCGGCTCCATTTTCCTAGGAAGCTATGCATCTGAACCACTTGGCGATTATTTTGCCGGACCGAACCATGTGCTCCCAACAAGCGGCACCGCCAAATTCTTCTCCCCACTTGGCGTAGAAGATTTCACGAAACGTTCTGCTTTTATTTCTTATACAAAAGAAGCACTTGCCAAAGAAAAAGACGCCGTGATCCTACTTGCTAATAAAGAAGGTCTTGATGCCCACGCCAAAGCCATTCAAATTCGTTTTGAGGAGGAAAAATAA
- the hisB gene encoding imidazoleglycerol-phosphate dehydratase HisB, translating into MRTATKNRVTAETSIELSINLDSQEEATISTGVGFLDHMLTLFAKHSRITLNVNAIGDTYIDAHHTVEDIGITLGLCLKEALGNKAGINRYGSSYVPMDESLGFCALDLSGRSYLVFDAELTNPKLGDFDTELVEEFFQAVAFNTEMNLHLRVLYGKNTHHKIEALFKAFGRALREAITINPEIQGVNSTKGVL; encoded by the coding sequence ATGAGAACTGCAACTAAAAACCGAGTTACCGCCGAAACGTCTATTGAGCTTTCCATTAATCTCGATAGCCAAGAAGAAGCCACTATTTCCACTGGCGTCGGATTTCTGGATCATATGCTCACCTTATTCGCCAAACATAGCCGTATCACTTTAAATGTGAATGCAATTGGCGATACATACATCGATGCGCATCATACGGTAGAAGATATCGGCATTACACTCGGCCTTTGTTTAAAAGAAGCGCTCGGCAATAAAGCTGGCATCAACCGCTACGGCTCCTCTTATGTGCCAATGGATGAATCACTTGGATTTTGCGCACTCGATTTAAGCGGCCGTTCCTATCTTGTTTTCGATGCCGAATTAACGAACCCAAAACTAGGCGATTTTGACACCGAATTAGTAGAAGAATTTTTCCAAGCAGTCGCCTTTAACACCGAAATGAACCTCCACCTGCGCGTTCTTTACGGCAAAAATACCCACCACAAAATTGAAGCACTTTTTAAAGCATTTGGTCGTGCTCTCCGCGAAGCAATCACGATTAACCCTGAAATCCAAGGCGTAAATTCCACTAAAGGGGTCCTGTAA